The following is a genomic window from Pseudomonas lurida.
ATTTCCGGACCAATACCGTCGCCAGGGAGAATCAGAATCTGCTTGCTCATGCGTTCCTCATTTCATCAAGCGACCCGCCCGTGGGCAGGTCGGGAAAAATCAATCAGCGTTCGGCGAAGACCACCAGCACGTCGGTGCTGAAGGTGCCGTCGGCTTGGATTTCATAGTAATCACGCACTTCCTGGCCCATCGCCTGCTGCAACTCAAGGATCGCAGTACGCAGGGCTGGCGGCGTGCGCATGCGCTCGACCCAGGAGGTGTACTCCAGGCGCAAACGCTGGCGGCTGCTGTTGCGTACATGCAAGCCAGACTCGCTGAGCTGCTGCATCCATTCGGCGGCGGCATAGTCGCGCACATGGCTGGTGTCGCGCAGTACTTCGACGGTTTGCAGGTAAGTGTCCAACAGCGGGCTGCCCGGTGACAAGACGTCGACAAACGCCGCTAAGCCGCCCGGCTTGAGCACGCGGCGCACTTCACGCAGGGCCAGGCCAAGGTCGCTCCAGTGGTGGGCCGAATAACGGCTGAATACGAAGTCGAACTCGCCATCGGCGAACGGCAGGCGTTCAGCGGCGCCGTGCACGGTACGGATGTTGTCCAGGCCACGATCGACCGCTGCGGCAGCGACCACGTCGAGCATTTGCTGGGACAGGTCGTAGGCCACGACTTCATTAACCAGCGGCGCCACGTGGAAACTCACATGACCGGCACCGCACCCCAGGTCCAGCAGGCGCGCACTGCCCTGCCCGGCCAGTTCGGCCTGCAGCAGTGCGAATTCGGTGCCTTGGGCGTGCACGGCACTGCTCAGGTAAGCGCGGGCTTGCTCGCCGAATTGTTTTTGCACGACTTGGGTGTGGGCGTTGCTGGTCATGGTGGTTTCCTTAAGTTTTGTGGTGTGGGTACGGGCGCTATCGCCGGCAAGCCAACTCCCACAATTGACCGTGTTCACAGGTCAAGATGTGGGAGCGGGCTTGCCCGCGATGGGGCCCGCACGGTCTACCGCAAATCAGGCATCGCGAAACAACCAAGGCTGGCTTGCCCGGTGCTTGGCTTCGAACGCCGCAATCGCATCGCCGTCTTGCAGCGTCAGGCCGATATCATCCAGGCCATTGATCAGGCAATGCTTACGGAACGCATCCACTTCAAAGTGGTACACCTTGCCATCCGGACGGGTCACGGTTTGGGCGGCCAGGTCAACGGTCAACTGGTAGCCTTCTTGCGCCTCAACCTGCTTGAACAGCTCGTCGACTTCTTCGTCGGTCAGGATGATCGGCAACAGGCCGTTCTTGAAGCTGTTGTTGAAGAAGATGTCGGCGTAGCTCGGCGCGATGATGCTGCGAAAGCCATATTCTTCCAGGGCCCACGGCGCGTGTTCACGGCTGGAGCCGCA
Proteins encoded in this region:
- the leuD gene encoding 3-isopropylmalate dehydratase small subunit, which gives rise to MRAFTQHTGLVAPLDRANVDTDQIIPKQFLKSIKRTGFGPNLFDEWRYLDVGYAYQDNSKRPLNKDFVLNAERYQGASVLLARENFGCGSSREHAPWALEEYGFRSIIAPSYADIFFNNSFKNGLLPIILTDEEVDELFKQVEAQEGYQLTVDLAAQTVTRPDGKVYHFEVDAFRKHCLINGLDDIGLTLQDGDAIAAFEAKHRASQPWLFRDA
- a CDS encoding class I SAM-dependent methyltransferase; amino-acid sequence: MTSNAHTQVVQKQFGEQARAYLSSAVHAQGTEFALLQAELAGQGSARLLDLGCGAGHVSFHVAPLVNEVVAYDLSQQMLDVVAAAAVDRGLDNIRTVHGAAERLPFADGEFDFVFSRYSAHHWSDLGLALREVRRVLKPGGLAAFVDVLSPGSPLLDTYLQTVEVLRDTSHVRDYAAAEWMQQLSESGLHVRNSSRQRLRLEYTSWVERMRTPPALRTAILELQQAMGQEVRDYYEIQADGTFSTDVLVVFAER